The following nucleotide sequence is from Kiritimatiella glycovorans.
GACCGGCCGGTGCAGCCAGACCGACAGGCCGTCGAGCCGGGCCCGGCGGCTGTCCGTTTCCACGGCGATCCGTCTCCACTGGTTGCGCAGGATGATCTCCTCGCCCCTGGCCCCCTGCTGCATGGTGTAGAGCGAGCCGATCCCCGGCAGCGGCACATAGTCTACCCCGCCCCTGTTCACGGTATGAAGGCTGGAACCGGCGGATGCGTCCGCGCCGCCCGCCAGCATGGCCAGCAGGCCGAATGCGATGTTGAGTGCGTAGCTGCGCATGGACGCCAATATATCGGATTCGCGGGCGCGATGAAGTCAGGAGTCAAGAATTCTCGTTCTTGCTTTCTGCCGCTGCGGGAATGTAGTGTTAATGGTTTAGACAGCGGGGTTCACGATAGGATCGAGGGCTTTACCCGCGCGCTATCTAAAGGAGAGCATCATGGCGGAAGTTAAGATGGAAGACGCGCCGAAACGGGTGCGGGATATGGTGGACAAGGGGATGGTCGCCGCCGAGCGCGGCAACTACGACTACGCCATCGACATGTTCATGATGGCACTCGACATGGAGCCCCGGCTGCTCACGGCGCGCCGCTATCTCAGGGCGGCCGTAATCCGCAAAAACGAAGACGCATCCGAAAGCCCCATCCTTCAGGCGGTGGAGGTGATCAAGGGTCTTCCGGATATTGCGGTCGCCCTGCTCAAGATGAAAAAGGATCCGCAGGAATCCCTGAAGCGCTCGGAAAAGCTGCTGGCGAGGGCGCCTTTCAACATGATGTTCGTGAACCTTACGATTCGCGCCTCGAGGGCGGCCGACCTGCCTGAAGCGGCCATTCAGCTCCTGGAAGTGATCCAGGAACACCGCGCCGACCAGCCCGCCGTCGTCGAACAGCTGACCGAGCTTTACCGGGACGTGAACAACACGGAGAAGGCCCGCGAGTACGCGCAGAAGCTGGTGCAGCTGAAGCCGAACGACGGGAAGGCGATCAAGATGCTCAAGGACGTCTCCGCGCTCGAAACGATGAGTCGCGGCGGATGGGAGGGCGCCGGATCGTATCGCGACGTGATGAAGGATCAGGACGAGGCCAAGGAGCTGGAGCAGGAAGGCGCCGCCGTAAAATCGGAGAAGAGCCTCGATGCGCTGATCCAGTCGAACCAGGAGAAGATCCGCAAAGAGCCCGAAAACATCAACTACCGGCGCGGTCTGGCCGACCTGCTCGTCCGTGCCCAGCGTTTCGACGAGGCGCTCGACACCATCAAGGAGGCCCAGCGTCTGTCAGGCGGCGCCGATCCGCAGCTCGACCGGATCTACGCCGACACGATGCTGAAGAAGTTCGACAGCGAGATCGAGCAGCGCGAGGCGAACGGCGACCGCGAGGGCGTCGAGCAGAAGAAGCAGGAGAAGGCCGAATTCCGGATCACCAATGCGCGGGAACGGGTTCGACGTTATCCGAACGATCTCCAGTTCAAGTACGAACTCGGCACACTGCTCTTCGAGCGCGGCGAGTTCAACGACGCGATCCAGCAGTTCCAGCAGGCGCAGCGCAATCCCCAGCGCCGTCTTCGCGCCCTCTACTACATGGGCATGTGCTTCAGGGCCAAGGAGCAGTACGACATCGCCCGCCAGCAGTTCGAGAAAGCCGCATCAGAGACGCCGACGATGGACGAGACCAAAAAGGACATCCTCTACGAACTCGGGAACGTCTGCGAACTCATGGGGGACAAGGACAAGGCGGCGGAAAACTTCAAGGCGATCTATTCGGTCGACATCGGATACCGCGATGTGGCCGAGAAGATCGAGAACACCTACAAGAACGCCTGAGCCGCGGTCGTTTACCGATCTTCGCGGGCCCGCATAATCCGGTACTGCCGTGACCCCTCGTCGGCCGTGTCGTGCACGCGGACTTGACCGCCCGTACCCCGTATCCGCTGCGCTCCGGGAAGCGCCGACCAGCGTTTGCCCCCGGTGCTGTAGTACACGGAGTAAACCAGTCCCTGTTGGGTGTCCCAGTTGATGATGGTGCGGTCGCCCGAACGGGTGACCACGTAGCGGGTCACCTGGCGCGTCGGAATCAGCATCTCGGACAGATCGGGTTCTTCGCCGGGCCCCCTGCCCCGGCCTGAAGACGGGCCGGTCGTGGTGCAGGACACGGTGCTCAGTGCGAGCAGCCCGCCCAGGAGTATGCGGACGGGCCGATGGCGCAGGAGCGACGGGTGACCCGCTTTTTCACTCGGCATCACGGATGACTTCCGCGGGCGCGACGGGGTCGGACTGAATCGGGTTGTCGGGATCGTTCACCGGCGACTCGATAATCCATTCCTCGAACTCCTCGTCGGAACCGCCGTCGGATTCGGGTTCGATCGGTTCCAGCGGCTCAACCGGTTCGACGGGGGCCACGGGGGCGACGGGCTCCAGCTCGCCGGATTCTTCCCGCGCGCTGCCCTTTTTGTCTTTCGGTGCAGCGGGCCTGGCCGCGCGGCGTCGCTTCAGATTTTCTTCCAGCGGATGGTAGTACCAGCGGTCGCGGAGCCGCTTGGGGTTAATGTCCTCAATCGTGAATCCGTATCGCCGCGCGAACCATTCCCACCGCGGATACGAAAAGTTGAAGGCCCGTCCGGTGAAGTTGAGCAGTTTGCGCGGTTCGGCGCTGTCCGTGAGAAGCACGTGCGCGCAGAAACCGGGCTGCGGGATCAGGTCCGAAGCGGGCTTCTCTCCGTTCTGCCCGACCACGATCGCGCGATCCGGTGCGTGGGAGACGAACGATCCGGAGCGGTAATCCTCGCCCGAGACGAAGACCCACGTCGATCCGTCCCATGCGTGAAACACCGGTCCGTCCGGCGCTTCTTCGCTCTGGTAGGTGAGGAGCATTACGGGATACTTGCGCGCGAGATCGAAGCCGATCTGAACCGCGGTCTCCCGACGCGGGAGCACCATCATCGTGATCCGGTTCTTTTCGGCCGCTTCACTGCCGCGGGGCATGAGCATGCCCAGCACCAGCAGCGCGAACGACAGTGTCTTTGTCCAACGAGCCATAACTCCCCCTTTTCGCATGTAGGCGATCCAACAAGAATCCGCGGCGGACCGGTTAAGACCGGGCGGCGAGCCGCTGACCGAGCTTATTGTCGAGCATCAGGAAGGCCCCGCGGTGGTCGCCCGCCATATCGAGATAGTCGAGTACTTCCTGAACGCTGGCCTCTTCCTCCACCTGTTCCGTGACGTACCACTGGAGAAATACCTGCGTGGCGTGCGATTTCTCCTCCACCGCCAGGTTCATCAGCTCGTCGATGCAGGAGGTCACGAACTGCTCGTGTTCCAAGGCCTTTTTGAAGAGATCGCGCGGCTGGCCGAATTCCTTCGGCGGTTCATCGAGCTGGCGAAGGTGAACCTCGCCTCCCTGCTGAAGGATGTAGTCGAACATTTTCATGGCGTGCTCGACTTCCTCGTTGTACTGGGCGCGGAACCAGCCCGCCGTGCCGTTCCATCCCTGCCCGGCACTGTACCCGGACATGGCGAGGTAGAGGTAAGCGGAGTAGAGCTCGCGCTTTACCTGTTCGTTGATCGCTTCCTGCAGTCTGTCTGAAATCATTACGGTCCCTCCTGTTCCGCGTCAGTCTATGTAAAGGAACTGAATCGAGTCAATGTAGAATGCGAAGGGACGGGGAGTGAGCGACGGGAAAACGGCGTACGGACTTCTGTTGCAAAGCAGAAGTCCTGCCCTCACCCCCGGCAGCTTGCGTCTCCCGGGCAGGGCGTGCTCTCCGGGCGCGACGCTCTTTTGCGGGATCGCGCCTTCGGCGCTCCGAGTACGCGTACGATTACGAGTACGAGTACGAGTACGAATCATGTTCACCCTTGCCCCCGAGTCAACCTTCATGCTCTTCATGGCCTTCATGGTGAATCCCATGCTCTCCCGCCGCGCCTCTTCGTGTCCTCAACACTCCGTGCGGGACCTGCATGCGGCGTGATTGCGATCCGGGACGGCGGCCGTTATGCTGGGCCGTCATGGATCGAGCCCCCGCAGTAAAAGTCCCCGACCCCGTCCGTCGCGCGGTGCGGCGGAGGCTGCTCCCGTGGTTCGCGGAAAACGCCCGGGACCTGCCCTGGCGGCGCCGGCGCACGCCCTACCGCGTCTGGGTCGCCGAGATCATGCTCCAGCAGACCCGCGCCGACCAGGCGCTTCCCTACTACCGCCGCTTCCTGCGCCGCTTTCCGTCCATGAAATCGCTCGCCGTGGCTCCGCTCGATGACGTGCTCAAGATGTGGGAGGGTCTCGGATACTACCGCCGCGCCCGGAACCTGCACAGGGCCGCCCGGATGGTGCGGGAACGGCCGGGCGGTCGTTTTCCGGATACGCTTGAGGGCATTCGCGCGCTGCCCGGTGTGGGAGCGTATACCGCGGCCGCGGTAGCGAGCCTGGCGTTCAACCTCGACGCCGCGGTGGTCGACGGGAATGTCCGCCGCGTGGTCTGTCGCCTGCTGGGGCGTACGCTGACGGCGCGCGAGCTGGAGGCCGCCAGCGAGCGGCTGCTGGTCCGGGGCCGGGCGGGTGAATACAATGAGGCCGTGATGGAACTCGGCGCACTGGTCTGCACCCCTGCGGCACCCGCATGTGACGCATGCCCGATGCGTTCCGCATGTGCCGCGTACCGGTCGGGCGATCCGCATACGCTTCCGGAAAAAGCGAGGCGGGGTAAAAAGCCGCATCGCAAGGTCGCGGCGGGCGTGGTGTTTAACGGGCGCGGCGAGGTGCTGATCGCACAGCGGAATCCCGACGATATGCTCGGCGGACTGTGGGAATTCCCCGGCGGATGCATCGAATCCGGGGAGACTGCGGCCGAGGCGCTGACCCGGGAGCTGCGCGAGGAACTGGGCATGGAAGTATGCTCCGAAGGATTGCTCATCACGGTCCGCCACGCGTATTCGCACTTCTCGATCGAAATGGAGGTACACCTCGCCTCCCGGGTGAACCGCGCTCCGCCGCGTCCGCTGCAGTGCGCCGCCGCACGCTGGGTTCCGGTGGATCGCCTGCGCGGGTACGCCTTCTCCCGCGCCGATCTGCAGGTGATCGAGGCGCTGGAATGCCGGCAGGCGCCGGTGTCCGGGGAGGGAACTACGGCTGCGGGTAGCCGATGAACTCCAGCCTGTCGATATAGAAGCGCAGATCTTCGCGGTGGTACAGGTTGGTTGAGCCGGGGGGAAGGTCGATGCTGATGTTGAACTGCTTGATCGGAATCATGCGCTCCGGCGTGATCTTGTACCGGTCCCCCGGCGAGAAATACCCCACATCGACCATCCCCTCGCCCAGGGTCGTCTCAATATCCTGCGGCAGTGTCGCCTCATAGGTGACCCAGCCCGCCCCTTCGCGTCCCCGGTTTCCGCTGAACGGCACTGGTGCTCCCGCCACCTCTTCTCCGATCACCGGGAGCATACTTCTGCGCGAGTCCGGCCTGAAGGCGGCGGTGTTGCCGTACATCTTGAGCAGGTGGACCTTGTTGTTGGCGTCAGTGATCTCGCCGCGGACAAAAACCTCGCCCTCGTCCTGCGGTACACTGTTCCAGATACGGAACCGGACCCGGTGGGCGCGTATGAAGGGGATGTAGCGGAGAAGAAGACAACGCCGGTAATCTTCGACGAAATACGGCTCGATCTCCAGCGCCGTGCCGCCCGCCGCCCCGGACGCGTCCCGGATCTTCATGTCGTGCACGGCACCGGAGGGCTGCCAGAATCCGAGCTCGGGGAAGAGATCGAAGTAGATCACCGGCCCCGACCCGTAGGAGGCCCCGGATTCCGGCGCGCAGCCGGCGAGGGCCAGGCAAACCGCCAGGAGCATAAGCGTGGATACGCGGTGAGTCCGGTCTGTCATGGCAGCATCTTCTCCCTGCGAATATTCGTGACGCGGTCCGCGGGCACGGTGATCCGCAGGCTTCCGTCATCCCGCCTGAGGATTTCAACCTCCTCCGCCCCGCGATCGCATATGATGCGACAGCGGCGTCCCGCATAATGAATGCCGCCCGCCGCGGCCCGGTCCCATCCGGACGGAAGCCGGGGCCTTACCCGCAGCGCTTCGGGCGAGGGATCGAGGCCCATCAGCCCGTACAGGTAGAACATGGGGACGTTGCCCGACTCGGGAAAGGGGCCGATGACCCCGAGAATACCGGCCATGCCGTTCTTCAGACTCGCGGGGTCGCGGCGCAGCTCATCCTTCTCGAATTCGGCGAGGATCTGCTTGAAAAAGCGCAGGGCCGCGTCGGGCCCGCGCTGGTGCAGCCGGGCCATCAGATCGTAATAACTGAGATAAAAGATGGCGCCGCCGTTCTGGACGTTGCCGCCGTAGGGAACGGACCCGCCCGGTCCGACGGTGAGCTGTCCCCCCCAGTCCTCCCAGTAATAAGGCGGATCTCCCGCGCCTGCATCGACCGTGTTCGGCACGGCCGCAAAACGCCAGTGATAGAGGTCTGCGCCCTTCGCCGTATCGCCTTCGATGATGCGTTCGCCGGTCAGCCAGCTCATGATGCGCTTGGACTGCTCCGGGGTCGCCAGTCCGTAGGCGATGGCGGGGATGTTGACGAACGTGAAACCGTAGTCATGTCGCCGTCCGTCCTTGTCGATCCAGCCGATAAAACGCCCCTTTTCATCATCCCAGAACAACTCGCCTGCGCGCTTCCGGACCGTGGCGGCCAGGGCCTCGCAGCGTGCTGCCGCCTCGTCATTTCCGTTCCAGCGCTCGATGTCGGCCATCGCGCGCAGGGAGGCATGAAAAAAGATATTGGCGTAGGCCGATTTCCATCCGAACCGCCACCCGTCCCAGTAGTTGCTCGCGTGTCCTTCGGCCGTGCCGTCGTTCCCGGGATAGGTGATGACCAGCAGGCCCTCCTCCCCGCGCAGGTCTTCGAGACAGTGGCGCATCGCACGCCGCGCCTTGTGCAGGATGGTCTCGCCGGTATTCGCGTCCTCCCGCCCCCAGAAATCCGGCTCCGCGGTCCACGAATGATACCGGTGGAGGGCCAGGATGTACGTGGGGTTGTTCACCGCATGGCGCGTGTGAAACAGGTGGCGGGGGTCGGCTTCGGAGGCCCAGACAAATCCGTCGGGGTCCATCTTCGTATCGCGCAGCACGCGCCCCAGGCGTTCGCGCTCTTTATGCAGACCGGTCCAGCTGACCTGCAGCGCGGCCCATTCGCTCCATTCGGCGACGGGAAAGGCGAGCACGCCGCCGGCGAGCGGTCGTCGGCTCTCCCACCAGGGATCCCCCTTGAGATGGATCTCGTTTGCGGACGATCCGTACACGAGCCAGAGATTGTTCAGCGCGGCGTTAAACGCCTCGCCCCCGTCGCACTCGAACGGCAGTCGGGACCCTCCGCGGACTTCCAGCTCCAGCGCGGCCCGTCCACCGGGCAGGCGCGGACAGAGGATGCGCACACCCTGCGCAGCGAGGCCGTGCATCGGCAGGATCACCGTGCGACCCTCCGGGTCGGGATAAGGACCGAGGTCGTAGCGGGGCACGGTGTGCCACGTGCGCCCGCGATCCATGCAGTACTGGACGCGCAATTCGGACGGGAAAGACGCACCCTCCACGGGCAGGAGACGAAGTTCATCGATCCGCCGCGTTCCCGGGAAAAGAACGCCCGCGTGAGCGAAGGGATACGCTTCCCCGGAACGGAATCGGAGCGTGCGCAGGGTTTCGATACGTCCGCCGTTTCCCGATACGGACGAGGCCGGATGAAGCACCGGCGGAGGCGCGGAGACGCTCCTGGCCGTGTGATTGGAGACCGTCTTCCATCCGCTCCGCGAACCGCTCATGCTGATCGATCGGGCGCGGACGGCGTAGGACCCCGGCGCGGCGAACTCATGCGCCGCGTAGCCGGTGTAGCTCTCCTCGACCAGGGTCGTGGGCGTCTCGGTCCCGTCGCCGAAATCAAAAATATAATAGTGGTACTCGCCGCCATGATCGTGCCGCACGGCGAACTCGGCGCCGCACGTGCCGCCGGCCGCCACCAGCAGCAGAGCCACCGCTCCCCACACGCCCGTTTTCATAAACCCCGAACAGGCCATCCGCATCCTCCGAAAAGCGTATATTATGATAAGGGGCATTCCTTATAGTTATCCTTATGTTTGTCAATGCGAAAGTATGCTGAAATCGGTGCAAGCGGGTTCTTCGTGGATTTTTTGTGGAAAGTCGCCCGGGAAAAAGGTGGGGCGCGGGAGATCAGGGGGAGAGGAGTATAGGGATAGACCATGGACACATGAAGGTGGGTTGAGAGGGGGGGCAAAATCGGGATCGGGATTCACCACAGACCGCAGACCACAGAGGATACCGGGTTCGGGACGGGAGGCGACCACGGATTATACCGATGGCACGGATGGGGTCTCGAAAGCCGAATCGAAGTCGAAATCGGGATTCACAGAGATCATAATTCGTACTCGTACTCGGAGCGCCGCAGGCGCGATCTTATTCCCGGTTTAAGAACTCGGGCACGAGTACGATATATCCCTGAGTGTCCCAATAAAGGGTTTCCCCGCACGGATATTCGGGGTCGGTTGAATCTCCTGTGCTTCGAGGCTCCGACAACCCTCGCGCCCAACCGTCATGCACAGATCAGGCTAAAGCGAAGTATCGTCGTCGAACTTCAGCTCCTGCGAGCGTCCTTCGTCTTCATACATCCGGCTCGCGGGAAAGGTGACGCGGCGCAGGATGGTGCAGCCCATCGGCGTCAGGCGCACGTCCATCAACCCGCGCCCGCGGTGCAGTTCGCCCTTGAGCACCAGCGGCGAACGGGTCCAGGGATCGAGCGGATCGGCCCCTTTGTCACGCTCCGCGGTGAATCCGAATCCCGGTCCCGCCTGGGCATCCAGCGCGCACCGCCACAGGTTCTTGTTACGGCCCGGCGTGAATGAAAGGATTGGCTGCGTCCCGCCGTTAAGTTCCTCCACGGTCTGCTGCCCGCTTGGGAACTCGCCGTAGTGTTCGTGCCGCTCCGCATCGATCTCCGCGGCGAACACCAGCGGTCCGCGCTTTAAGTAGAACTCGCGGTTCGCCGCGCGGCGCGCCTCGATATCAGGATCAAACGTCAGCACGACGCGGTCGCCGGGCCGCCAGGTCTTGCGCAGGATAAAGGCGTCCTGCGCCTTCTCAAGCTCTGCCCCCGAGGCCTCTACGGTGGCGTGCTCCGACCAGCGCGGACGGCGGAGGACGAGATCGAAAGCCGTGGCTTTTTCGGGAGTGATCACAAATTCGATCCGGTCCTCGAACGGGTAGTTCGTGCGCTCTTCGATGCGCACTCGCACCCCGCCGAGCTGCGTATCGACGCGACAGGGTCCGTAGGCGAGGGCCGCGAGCCCGCGTTCGTCTCCAAGGCGCTTGAACTGTTCACTCACGTACATCGGGAACAGGTGTAACATGCGCGTGGTACAGCAGAACGGCTCATGTGCCGGGCTGTACAGGAAACGATGAAACTCACTGCCTGGAAGGCGGTACTGGTTGTCGCGCTTGAGGTAGGCGTGGGCCGCCCCGTCGGGCAGGCGCGCGCCCATGCCGGCGTTGAAGGCGGCGCGCTCCGCCAAGTCCGCGAGCTGGAGATCTCCGCTCTTCTCCGCCGCCCAGAGCGCGTTCTCCGCCAGGTAGGTGGTCGTGCAGTACTCGATGGCAATGTCCGGGAACGGGAGCCGCCCTCCCGCATCTTCGTCACCGATCAGCGATCCGCTCGGGCTGAGCTGGCGCTCCAGTTTGCGGAAGGCTACCTCCCCGGCCTCGCGAATGCGCGACTCGCCGGTGACCGACCACAACAAATAGGGCAGGCACAGGGTGCCCGTGGTGTTGCAGGCGTGTCCGACGAACCTCCGGTCCGGATCGAGCAGATTGTCCGGAACGCAGTCTCGAAAGATCGCCGCGCCGCCGGGGGACCGGTTGAAGTTTTCGATCACGAACGCCGCGTAGTCGGCGTATTCGCGCTTCCCGGTCAGCCCGGCCAGACGATCGAGAAACTGCGGATAACTCATCACCTGGAAGTGCTTCATCCACAGATTGGGCGTCTCGCGGTTGAAGTGTTTCATGTCACACTGAACCGCGCGTTCGACGGCCTCCAGAATGTCCGGCCGGTCGAACGTCTGGGCCCAGGCGAGCATGCCCAGGAACAGAAATCCGCGGTGTACATCGCGGTCGATCGTTCTCGGCGTGTATCGTGTCTCGGGCGGCCAGATCCCGATGTAGCCGTCCTCGTCCTGCGACGCCAGGATCTTATCGATGAAGGCCTCCGCCCGCTGGCGCGCAGCCGGGTCATCCACCATGGCGGCGTTGATCAGCAGCGCGTATCCCCAGTAGCCCTCCGCCGCACCATCCCAGATGTGCGGATAGTCGTCCTTCTTGTCCGGATTGTCGCCGCGCAGCGTGAAGGCTTCGTTTTTCACCATCCACGAATTGTGAAAGCGCGCGAACAACCCCTCCTTCACATCGCGCTCGAGCTGCGCCGCGACCCACCCCGCCGGCTCGATATCGCCGTACGGCAGCGGATGAAGCTCCCCTTCGAACGCCGTAACCGGCCCGCTCCACAGCACCGCCAGCAGGCCCGCCGCCACCCATCGTCTCGTATTCATCGGATCGTCTCCCTGTTGTGTTTATGCGGTGGCATCATGGGCTTCATCTCCCGGCAGCGTCCATCGCGCGAGTTGACCTATGGCTATCCTTATTTTACCCTGTGCGCATGAAAAGAGTTCAAAGCCTTCCGGTGCTCGAAGAGAAAGCGTGCGAGGCGTTGCGCTGGGATGCGCTTGTCACCAAGTCTTTTCGCGATGATCTCGTGTGTACCCGGGACTACACCGGGATT
It contains:
- a CDS encoding tetratricopeptide repeat protein, which gives rise to MAEVKMEDAPKRVRDMVDKGMVAAERGNYDYAIDMFMMALDMEPRLLTARRYLRAAVIRKNEDASESPILQAVEVIKGLPDIAVALLKMKKDPQESLKRSEKLLARAPFNMMFVNLTIRASRAADLPEAAIQLLEVIQEHRADQPAVVEQLTELYRDVNNTEKAREYAQKLVQLKPNDGKAIKMLKDVSALETMSRGGWEGAGSYRDVMKDQDEAKELEQEGAAVKSEKSLDALIQSNQEKIRKEPENINYRRGLADLLVRAQRFDEALDTIKEAQRLSGGADPQLDRIYADTMLKKFDSEIEQREANGDREGVEQKKQEKAEFRITNARERVRRYPNDLQFKYELGTLLFERGEFNDAIQQFQQAQRNPQRRLRALYYMGMCFRAKEQYDIARQQFEKAASETPTMDETKKDILYELGNVCELMGDKDKAAENFKAIYSVDIGYRDVAEKIENTYKNA
- a CDS encoding ferritin, producing the protein MISDRLQEAINEQVKRELYSAYLYLAMSGYSAGQGWNGTAGWFRAQYNEEVEHAMKMFDYILQQGGEVHLRQLDEPPKEFGQPRDLFKKALEHEQFVTSCIDELMNLAVEEKSHATQVFLQWYVTEQVEEEASVQEVLDYLDMAGDHRGAFLMLDNKLGQRLAARS
- the mutY gene encoding A/G-specific adenine glycosylase; protein product: MDRAPAVKVPDPVRRAVRRRLLPWFAENARDLPWRRRRTPYRVWVAEIMLQQTRADQALPYYRRFLRRFPSMKSLAVAPLDDVLKMWEGLGYYRRARNLHRAARMVRERPGGRFPDTLEGIRALPGVGAYTAAAVASLAFNLDAAVVDGNVRRVVCRLLGRTLTARELEAASERLLVRGRAGEYNEAVMELGALVCTPAAPACDACPMRSACAAYRSGDPHTLPEKARRGKKPHRKVAAGVVFNGRGEVLIAQRNPDDMLGGLWEFPGGCIESGETAAEALTRELREELGMEVCSEGLLITVRHAYSHFSIEMEVHLASRVNRAPPRPLQCAAARWVPVDRLRGYAFSRADLQVIEALECRQAPVSGEGTTAAGSR
- a CDS encoding glycosyl hydrolase family 65 protein; the protein is MACSGFMKTGVWGAVALLLVAAGGTCGAEFAVRHDHGGEYHYYIFDFGDGTETPTTLVEESYTGYAAHEFAAPGSYAVRARSISMSGSRSGWKTVSNHTARSVSAPPPVLHPASSVSGNGGRIETLRTLRFRSGEAYPFAHAGVLFPGTRRIDELRLLPVEGASFPSELRVQYCMDRGRTWHTVPRYDLGPYPDPEGRTVILPMHGLAAQGVRILCPRLPGGRAALELEVRGGSRLPFECDGGEAFNAALNNLWLVYGSSANEIHLKGDPWWESRRPLAGGVLAFPVAEWSEWAALQVSWTGLHKERERLGRVLRDTKMDPDGFVWASEADPRHLFHTRHAVNNPTYILALHRYHSWTAEPDFWGREDANTGETILHKARRAMRHCLEDLRGEEGLLVITYPGNDGTAEGHASNYWDGWRFGWKSAYANIFFHASLRAMADIERWNGNDEAAARCEALAATVRKRAGELFWDDEKGRFIGWIDKDGRRHDYGFTFVNIPAIAYGLATPEQSKRIMSWLTGERIIEGDTAKGADLYHWRFAAVPNTVDAGAGDPPYYWEDWGGQLTVGPGGSVPYGGNVQNGGAIFYLSYYDLMARLHQRGPDAALRFFKQILAEFEKDELRRDPASLKNGMAGILGVIGPFPESGNVPMFYLYGLMGLDPSPEALRVRPRLPSGWDRAAAGGIHYAGRRCRIICDRGAEEVEILRRDDGSLRITVPADRVTNIRREKMLP
- a CDS encoding beta-L-arabinofuranosidase domain-containing protein, translated to MNTRRWVAAGLLAVLWSGPVTAFEGELHPLPYGDIEPAGWVAAQLERDVKEGLFARFHNSWMVKNEAFTLRGDNPDKKDDYPHIWDGAAEGYWGYALLINAAMVDDPAARQRAEAFIDKILASQDEDGYIGIWPPETRYTPRTIDRDVHRGFLFLGMLAWAQTFDRPDILEAVERAVQCDMKHFNRETPNLWMKHFQVMSYPQFLDRLAGLTGKREYADYAAFVIENFNRSPGGAAIFRDCVPDNLLDPDRRFVGHACNTTGTLCLPYLLWSVTGESRIREAGEVAFRKLERQLSPSGSLIGDEDAGGRLPFPDIAIEYCTTTYLAENALWAAEKSGDLQLADLAERAAFNAGMGARLPDGAAHAYLKRDNQYRLPGSEFHRFLYSPAHEPFCCTTRMLHLFPMYVSEQFKRLGDERGLAALAYGPCRVDTQLGGVRVRIEERTNYPFEDRIEFVITPEKATAFDLVLRRPRWSEHATVEASGAELEKAQDAFILRKTWRPGDRVVLTFDPDIEARRAANREFYLKRGPLVFAAEIDAERHEHYGEFPSGQQTVEELNGGTQPILSFTPGRNKNLWRCALDAQAGPGFGFTAERDKGADPLDPWTRSPLVLKGELHRGRGLMDVRLTPMGCTILRRVTFPASRMYEDEGRSQELKFDDDTSL